A single Pangasianodon hypophthalmus isolate fPanHyp1 chromosome 27, fPanHyp1.pri, whole genome shotgun sequence DNA region contains:
- the LOC113531515 gene encoding neuferricin — MLKYVVALISVSVALWSGCEWLNLWFWELAEVSQDSGRLLRQEELSLYNGREDSRGLYLAILGQVFDVEKGRKHYGPGGGYRFFTGRDASRAFVTGDFTEAGLTDDVSDLSPSQIVALYDWLAFYQKDYTHVGRLIGRFYSESGKPTDVLQQVEASLAQGLKLKAQAEKENELYPACNSEWSSDRGGRVWCSTKSGGVHRDWAGVPRMLFSPGSGQTRCVCVRLDDPTHSNNPNLQEYKDCPPQAESCLLSQD, encoded by the exons ATGTTAAAATATGTAGTAGCGCTTATTTCAGTGAGTGTGGCGCTCTGGAGCGGGTGTGAGTGGTTAAACTTGTGGTTTTGGGAGCTGGCTGAGGTGTCTCAGGACTCGGGCAGACTGCTGAGGCAGGAAGAGCTGTCCCTTTATAACGGCAGGGAGGACAGTAGAGGACTTTACCTCGCCATTTTAGGACAGGTGTTTGATGTTGAAAAAGGGAGAAAGCACTACGGTCCTGGTGGAGGCTATCGTTTCTTTACAG GCCGAGATGCCTCTAGGGCTTTTGTGACAGGTGATTTTACAGAGGCAGGGTTGACCGATGATGTCTCGGACCTGTCTCCATCTCAAATAGTGGCACTCTACGACTGGCTGGCTTTCTATCAGAAGGACTACACACATGTAG GTAGGTTAATTGGTCGATTCTACAGCGAGAGCGGAAAGCCCACAGACGTCCTGCAGCag GTGGAGGCCTCATTGGCTCAGGGGCTGAAACTGAAAGCCCAGGCTGAGAAGGAGAACGAGCTTTATCCAGCCTGTAACTCCGAGTGGAGCTCTGACAGAGGAGGACGTGTTTGGTGCTCCACTAAAAG CGGTGGAGTGCACAGAGACTGGGCTGGCGTTCCCAGAATGCTCTTCTCACCCGGTTCAGGCCAgacacgctgtgtgtgtgtacgactGGATGATCCCACACATTCGAACAACCCAAATCTCCAGGAGTACAAAGATTGTCCACCTCAAGCAGAGTCATGTCTCCTTAGCCAAGACTGA